CAGCCTCTCCGCATCTGTGAAGTGCAGTGGTATCTTCAACAATCTGCATCAGCATTCCCATGGCGTAGTAAGCAGAGGTACTGTGCCCTTCCCCCGACGCTCTTGTTGTTGTATAAGCAGGGATTGCTTCATCAAAAACAGCAGGAAGCCCCAGCAGGCACTCCCCTATTATGCCCTTAACTTTATACTGAGCTCTGGCGCCGCTCCCCTTTGTCGCTGTGGGGACAGTCTCCAGAAACATTGCAGATGTCTCTTTTATCCCTTCACGCAGGTTGTCAAAGCACAGCGCAGAGATAAGCAGTATTCCCCCCAGAAAAATATATCCTCTGTGGGTATTGCTTCCACACTCCCTCATCATCCTCTCTTCTGCTCTAATGGCTATCTTGCGTAGTTCAGACACATCTGTACCGACACGAAGAGCTCCAGCCATTTCCGCAAAGTACAGTTCCAAAAGCCCTATTGACCGCACCATTATATTATAGCTCAGGTCAGGGTGTGAGCCGTGGTCAAACACATCCACAAGTCCTGGTTTCGGGCTGAGTTCAAGTTCTCTAACAGCCCCTTCCACCAGTGCGGATATAACTTTCTCTACATCTTTACTTTTTGAGGAGCTTTTCAGCTGCGTTAATGATTGTATTGGCGTCATGTCTCTTGTTTCTCATACAGTCTGCTGCGGGCTGACCGCAAACCAGACATTGACGGGGGGGCAAACCAAGACTTTTCCTGTCCGCCTGCTCCCCGTTTGCATTATATACGTCTATATCAAGCAGTCTTGCAGCTTTGGATGATTCTTCTATCTCCACTGCAATGCGCTTTGTTTTCTCCGTATCTTTTGAGCACATCAGTATTGCGTAATATCCCGCTTCATCTTCAACAGATACACAGTCAACCGCAGAAAGTTTTTCATGGACAGTTTCACAGGCATGCTGGAAAATCTCCAACACCCCCGCCGGCTTCTTATCCTGCCCCGGTATATTCAAAGAAATCATAACCACCGAGCCAGAACAGGTTCGTAAATATTCTGAAAGATGCTGCTCTCTGCTGTCTCTGGCCAGCAGAAGTTTATTCTTTAACTCTTCTAACTGCATCCACTATTGTTCCGTCTCTGTATTCCACAACGGCTATCACATCATCTTCAAACTCAAGCGGTTTTGGTTCCCCTGTTATGTTTATGATTTCGCTTTGAAGCTGGCGGATATCTTTCACTGGCAGTTTCCTCTTCAGAAGTTCTTTTTTCAGATCTTCATGTTTATCATTAACAGCGATACCACGTTCACAGACGATAACATCCACAGTCTCCCCAGGGGTTGTAACTGTCGTTACGTTGTCTCTGATAATTGGCAGACGCCCCCTTATAGAAGGTGCTGTAATGATAGAAAGTTTCGCTCCGGCTGCTGTGTCGCTGTGTCCGCCTGTATTATGCAGAAGATAGCCGTTTGACTCGGTGTTCACGTTAACATTAAAATCAACGTCAACTTCTGTAGCGCCGAGTATAACAGCATCCAGCATGTTTACAACACACCCGCTGTTAAAAGGGTTTGCATACATATCGGCACTGATCTCCTGATGATTCAGGTGTGAGCCTATGGACTCTACAGCATCAAGGTCAAAACACTGAACATCAAAAAGCGTCTGAAAAAGACCTTCGTTGAGCATTTTTACAAAATAACTTGTAATACCGCCAGAACCAAAACTCCCTTTTATACCATACTGAAGCATCTTTTTACGGACATTTTCAGCAACGGCAAGGGATGTCCCCCCGCTGCCCGTCTGAAATGAAAATCCGTCTTTCATCAAACCGGCGCAGTCGATGACTTCTGCTGCATATTTTGCTATCAAAAGTCCTATCGGGTCTTTTGTTATCCTTGTTGTGGTAGAAACGATCTTTGAAGGGTCTCCGAGATTCGCAACCTCAACAACATAATCAACGTTTGTCTGAGATATAGACACAGGTGACACTGGGTAATGCTGAAGGTTATCTGTTACAGCCACAACAGTTCTTGCGTATTCTGCATCCAGATGTGCATACCCAAGACTGCCACAGGCGGAAGGACCGTAATACCCATTCATATTTCCGTATATGTCGCAAATGGGTGCAGCGATAAACGCAACATCCACAACGACTTCACCTGTAACCATAGAGCGTGCTCGCCCGCCGTGTGTGCGGACAGTTATCGGACACCTGATCTCACCCTTTGAAGCGAGTTCACCTATCAGACCGTTAACACCGCACTCAAAAGCGCTTATCACGCCTTTATTAATATATGGGATAAGCTCGGCATGCACAGGGTGTATTGAGCTTGAAGCTATCTTTATATCTCTGATGCCCAGAGCATCAATCTCTTTGACAACAGTATTAAGCAGGGCATCACCATTTCTGAGGTGGTGGTGGGTGGCTATTGTCATGCCGTCTTTTAAACCGCTGGCGATGATAGCCTCTCTTATGCCGTCGAGTATCTTGCTCTGCCCGGGGTTAACTCTGCGGACAGGTCTGCTCGCTCTATCGCCTTCAGGCTTTATTGAAAACGGGTCTTTGTATGGTATGCATTTTTTTCCATTAAAGCTGTCAGGAATCTCCCTGCCCAGACTATTTCGAGCCATAAATCACCTCATCATCCAGTTCATATTCGATCAGCCCCTGAGAAATGGCGCTTTTGATAACTCTTGTTGCTCTTTTAACAACAGGAGCATCTACCATTTTTCCGTTCAGGGATATAACACCTGTCCCCATTGCCCTTGCCTTAATGATCGCCTCAACAACCTGTTTTGCGTAATCGATCTCCTCTGCTGTAGGTGCAAATATCTCGTGGATAAGCTCTATCTGTCTCGGGTTAATTAGTGACTTACCGGAAAAACCAAGAGTTTTGATAAGACGTACTTCTTTAGCGAAGCTCTCCATGTCTGAAACATCGGCAAAGATAGTATCCAGCGCCTGTATACCCGCTGCTTTTGCAGCCCATATAACCCTTGTTCTCGCGTGGAAGAGTTCTTCACCGCTTTTAGTTCGCTCTATCTCCATACTTGCAGTGTAATCCTCCGCACCAAAAGCAAGAGCAATAACACGATCAGAGCATCTTGCTGTTTTGATACAGTTGATAACCCCCTGGGCACTCTCAATGGACGGAATGATTTTGAATGTTCCGATCTCAAGCTTAAGTTCTTCCTCGAACTCTGTAAGGAGTGTATCAAGCCTTTCCACTATCTCGGGAGTATCCGCTTTAGGAAGTCTTATTCCGTCAGGTTTTGCCGGAAGTACCTTCACAAGGTCATCATACCCCCACTCTGTATCCAGCGCATTTATTCTTACGAAAACTTCTTTATTTCTATCTTTATATGTTTCAATAAACTTAGTAACCAGTTCCCTTGCCGCATCTTTTTCACTCAGGGGGACAGCATCTTCAAGGTCGATAAAAACCCCGTCACAAGTAAAAATAGGAACATTCTGAATCATGGACGGCATATTGCCCGGTACATAAAGAAACGAGCGTCTCAGCTTTACCTCTTCTTTATTCATTACTTATCCTCAATAAAAATTGTTGTTGTCCCGGCAGATTTTGAAAGATGTCTCTCAATACCGGAAACAATTATCTCTGTCACTACAAGCTCACATGAAGCAAAAACTTTTGCATCGAAAAGATGTCCTCCGAAAACTTCACCGGAAGCCTTGGACACCATGGTATGAAGGTGGACGTCAGCTTCATCATTTTCATCAGGAAAGATGTTGCCTGAAAGCCCCAAAAGCTCCAAAGGACCAGCCATCTGATGGATAGTCATTCTGGCATTGGTCAGAGGAAGCGTTGCTCCGGTTTTAATCCCGCGGAATCTAACGTCTGTAACAGAACCTACAGCTGAAACAAGCATAGCATTTTTGACATCAGCCTCTTTCGCAAAGTTCTTAAGCGACTCATGGATATTTTCACCCTGAGATATCTTTAGGATGAAACGTCTGCCGTTTTCGCAGCTTTTAAACCATGCTCCTTTCATTTTGCAACTCCTGCCGAACGCTGAACCGCCGTCTTAAGCCTTGCTTCAATAGCATAATCAAGAGCGCCTCTGTCGTTTATCCTTATATGGCCATTTTCAACATCAAGTCCTTTCAGAGTGTCCTGAGCCTTGGCTCTTATAAGGTGCTCAAACTGCTTAGCAACAGTTGACTCGATGTCTATCAGTAATTCTTCAGCCGGCTCTACAAAAACCATTAAGTCGCTTGACTGCATGGTTCCCGCCTGAGCTTTCTTCATTATTTTCATCAATGCCTCCCTGACATTTGAGAAGTATTTATTTCATTATTAAATTCGTCAGAATTTATATATTCCATCGTTGAAGGGGGCAGATAGTTAACTGCCTCCTGTGCTCGACCTTCTATAAGAAGCCGACGCACCTTTGATGCACTTATAGCATCACATCCGGTTTTAAGTCTCTCAATCTCTTCAAAGCTTATACCACTTAAGGGGAGTATACTACGCATTCCGCTGTTATACGCCCCCGTTATTTTGCAATAAGGCTCTGTTCCTGCAAAACGGGTTGTAATATTAAAGAAAGGAGCGATATATTTAACAAAAATATTAAGATCAGTCTCAAGCTGGTGAAGGCTGACATCTGTTTCTGCATCTATAAAATATGAAGGGAATGTTCCGCGGCTCACAGCGTAATACCCAGTAGGCAGCACTGTTACATTGTCCAGATGTGCCACCCCTTTTTCCACAAGCCTGTAACGCACACGGAAAGGGAACGAAGATGAATCTTCTTCCACAACAAACACATACAGGTGATCACACTTTGCTGCCGCCTGTTCCACAAGATACTGATGCCCTTTGGTGAAAGGATTGCAGTTCATTATCACTGCTCCATTGTCACCTTTCCTGACACAGCTTTTATATTTACGCAGATAATCCT
This window of the Denitrovibrio acetiphilus DSM 12809 genome carries:
- a CDS encoding triphosphoribosyl-dephospho-CoA synthase, encoding MTPIQSLTQLKSSSKSKDVEKVISALVEGAVRELELSPKPGLVDVFDHGSHPDLSYNIMVRSIGLLELYFAEMAGALRVGTDVSELRKIAIRAEERMMRECGSNTHRGYIFLGGILLISALCFDNLREGIKETSAMFLETVPTATKGSGARAQYKVKGIIGECLLGLPAVFDEAIPAYTTTRASGEGHSTSAYYAMGMLMQIVEDTTALHRCGEAGLNKLKRDGLKIEECVMSGGDVQKLLRGLNKEFVEMNLTMGGVADLIAVTFAVCRIGQEF
- the citX gene encoding citrate lyase holo-[acyl-carrier protein] synthase, which produces MQLEELKNKLLLARDSREQHLSEYLRTCSGSVVMISLNIPGQDKKPAGVLEIFQHACETVHEKLSAVDCVSVEDEAGYYAILMCSKDTEKTKRIAVEIEESSKAARLLDIDVYNANGEQADRKSLGLPPRQCLVCGQPAADCMRNKRHDANTIINAAEKLLKK
- the citF gene encoding citrate lyase subunit alpha codes for the protein MARNSLGREIPDSFNGKKCIPYKDPFSIKPEGDRASRPVRRVNPGQSKILDGIREAIIASGLKDGMTIATHHHLRNGDALLNTVVKEIDALGIRDIKIASSSIHPVHAELIPYINKGVISAFECGVNGLIGELASKGEIRCPITVRTHGGRARSMVTGEVVVDVAFIAAPICDIYGNMNGYYGPSACGSLGYAHLDAEYARTVVAVTDNLQHYPVSPVSISQTNVDYVVEVANLGDPSKIVSTTTRITKDPIGLLIAKYAAEVIDCAGLMKDGFSFQTGSGGTSLAVAENVRKKMLQYGIKGSFGSGGITSYFVKMLNEGLFQTLFDVQCFDLDAVESIGSHLNHQEISADMYANPFNSGCVVNMLDAVILGATEVDVDFNVNVNTESNGYLLHNTGGHSDTAAGAKLSIITAPSIRGRLPIIRDNVTTVTTPGETVDVIVCERGIAVNDKHEDLKKELLKRKLPVKDIRQLQSEIINITGEPKPLEFEDDVIAVVEYRDGTIVDAVRRVKE
- a CDS encoding HpcH/HpaI aldolase/citrate lyase family protein, with protein sequence MNKEEVKLRRSFLYVPGNMPSMIQNVPIFTCDGVFIDLEDAVPLSEKDAARELVTKFIETYKDRNKEVFVRINALDTEWGYDDLVKVLPAKPDGIRLPKADTPEIVERLDTLLTEFEEELKLEIGTFKIIPSIESAQGVINCIKTARCSDRVIALAFGAEDYTASMEIERTKSGEELFHARTRVIWAAKAAGIQALDTIFADVSDMESFAKEVRLIKTLGFSGKSLINPRQIELIHEIFAPTAEEIDYAKQVVEAIIKARAMGTGVISLNGKMVDAPVVKRATRVIKSAISQGLIEYELDDEVIYGSK
- a CDS encoding PPC domain-containing DNA-binding protein, with translation MKGAWFKSCENGRRFILKISQGENIHESLKNFAKEADVKNAMLVSAVGSVTDVRFRGIKTGATLPLTNARMTIHQMAGPLELLGLSGNIFPDENDEADVHLHTMVSKASGEVFGGHLFDAKVFASCELVVTEIIVSGIERHLSKSAGTTTIFIEDK
- the citD gene encoding citrate lyase acyl carrier protein, which gives rise to MKIMKKAQAGTMQSSDLMVFVEPAEELLIDIESTVAKQFEHLIRAKAQDTLKGLDVENGHIRINDRGALDYAIEARLKTAVQRSAGVAK
- a CDS encoding [citrate (pro-3S)-lyase] ligase, with the protein product MVEQLLTDRDILMVRELLASYNLQYDDHYDVVMGIHDSKGKLIATGARDGYILKMIAVSQDSQASEIYSELITSLVANGFEAGHESFLIFTKPELYHAFTALNFHLLSVTSKVALLEYGSGIKDYLRKYKSCVRKGDNGAVIMNCNPFTKGHQYLVEQAAAKCDHLYVFVVEEDSSSFPFRVRYRLVEKGVAHLDNVTVLPTGYYAVSRGTFPSYFIDAETDVSLHQLETDLNIFVKYIAPFFNITTRFAGTEPYCKITGAYNSGMRSILPLSGISFEEIERLKTGCDAISASKVRRLLIEGRAQEAVNYLPPSTMEYINSDEFNNEINTSQMSGRH